A stretch of Dromaius novaehollandiae isolate bDroNov1 chromosome 8, bDroNov1.hap1, whole genome shotgun sequence DNA encodes these proteins:
- the EXTL2 gene encoding exostosin-like 2: protein MRYFHFCKLPGRVMGIRLLRFTSVVIIVLLLVAGALTALLPNIKDDKMPNLRREPKTQSQSALDSFTLIMQTYNRTDLLLKLLNHYQAIPHLHKVIVVWNNVGEKIPEEMWNSLGPHPVPVVFKVQTVNRMRNRLQNFPELETKAVLMMDDDTLVSAHDLAFAFSVWQQFPEQIVGFVPRKHISTPSGIYTYGSFELQNPGFGNGDQYSMVLIGAAFFHSGYLADFQKQPEAVYALIDETQNCDDIAMNFLVAKHTGKSSGVFVKPVDIRNLEKDTNSGYSGMWHRAEHLLQRSYCVNKLVNIYDGMPLKYSNIMISQFGFPNYANHKNKM, encoded by the exons ATGAG gtattttcacTTCTGTAAGCTTCCAGGACGAGTTATGGGAATCCGCCTACTTCGCTTCACTTCTGTGGTGATCATTGTCTTACTTCTTGTAGCAGGTGCTTTAACAGCTTTGCTTCCCAATATCAAAGATGACAAAATGCCCAATTTGAGAAGGGAACCAAAAACCCAGAGTCAGTCTGCCTTGGATTCATTTACCCTTATTATGCAGACATACAATAGAACCGACTTACTGCTAAAACTTTTAAATCATTATCAAGCCATTCCCCATCTGCACAAGGTAATTGTTGTTTGGAACAATGTTGGTGAGAAGATACCAGAGGAGATGTGGAATTCCCTGGGGCCTCATCCTGTCCCCGTTGTCTTTAAAGTTCAAACGGTAAATCGCATGAGGAACAGACTCCAGAATTTCCCTGAGCTGGAAACAAAAG ctgTTTTAATGATGGATGATGATACACTAGTCAGTGCCCATGACCTTGCTTTTGCCTTCTCTGTTtggcag caatttCCAGAGCAGATAGTGGGATTTGTTCCTAGAAAGCACATTTCTACTCCTTCGGGTATATACACATATGGCAGCTTTGAATTGCAGAACCCTGGATTTGGAAATGGAGATCAGTATTCTATGGTACTTATTGGTGCAGCATTTTTCCACAGTGGATATCTAGCAGATTTTCAAAAACAGCCAGAAGCTGTTTATGCCTTAATAGATGAAACTCAAAATTGTGATGATATTGCCATGAATTTTCTAGTGGCAAAGCATACTGGAAAGTCTTCAGGAGTGTTTGTGAAGCCTGTTGATATAAGGAATTTAGAAAAAGACACTAACAGTGGCTATTCTGGGATGTGGCACCGAGCAGAGCATTTGTTACAGAGATCTTATTGTGTAAACAAACTGGTTAATATTTACGATGGCATGCCCTTAAAATATTCTAATATCATGATTTCTCAGTTTGGTTTTCCTAATTATGCcaatcacaaaaataaaatgtaa